One stretch of Leishmania infantum JPCM5 genome chromosome 22 DNA includes these proteins:
- a CDS encoding Ca2+-binding EF-hand protein, with protein MAALTDEQIREAFNLFDADGSGAIDAEEMALAMKGLGFGDLSRDEVERIIRSMHTDSNGLVVYGEFEAMVKSRMAQKDSPEEILKAFQLFDLDKKGKISFANLKEVAKLLGENPGDDVLKEMIAEADEDGDGEVSFEEFKSVMLQMRGK; from the coding sequence ATGGCTGCGCTGACGGATGAACAGATTCGCGAGGCCTTCAACCTCTtcgacgccgacggctcTGGCGCTATCGAcgcggaggagatggcgcTAGCGATGAAGGGTCTCGGGTTCGGTGACCTGTCGCgcgacgaggtggagcgcATTATCCGCTCTATGCACACAGACTCGAACGGTCTGGTGGTGTACGGCGAGTTTGAGGCCATGGTCAAGTCGCGCATGGCGCAGAAGGACTCGCCGGAGGAGATCCTAAAGGCCTTTCAGCTCTTCGACCTCGATAAGAAAGGCAAAATCTCCTTTGCGAACTTGAAGGAGGTTGCGAAACTGCTGGGTGAGAACCCCGGCGACGATGTGCTGAAGGAGATGATCGCCGAGGCCGATGAGGACGGTGATGGCGAGGTGTCCTTCGAGGAGTTCAAGAGCGTGATGCTGCAGATGCGTGGAAAGTAG
- a CDS encoding putative aquaporin, whose product MLTAANDNQVEPPVLAANPKSAPTVSVADLPSVADATNAPAAPAPVLNTNTVIKKFSCLQSLRFDALMSAAVVEFIGTFLLVLTVPLSVIQNAEMAPISIGFLLMSLVFSFGYLSGGHINPMVTVSVWLATSNGEGYATFNKRRLIMYLVAQMAGGVTAAFYCMMINGRDFPVPNMGRSFNRMLRGFLAESVFTFVLCSVVLHVAISQQRNNNFYGFAIGFSVLCGGLTCGPISGGVFNPAVATPLIVVRCLFSFNEAACTPMASLWVYWASEAVGAVCASIMYLALQNLGDEV is encoded by the coding sequence ATGCTTACTGCCGCGAACGATAATCAGGTGgagccgccggtgctggccGCAAATCCGAAGAGTGCGCCAACGGTCAGCGTGGCGGACCTGCCAAGTGTGGCCGACGCGACAAACGCacccgccgcgccggcgccggtgctgaACACAAACACCGTCATCAAGAAGTTTTCCTGCTTGCAAAGCCTGCGCTTTGACGCTCTCATGTCTGCAGCCGTTGTGGAGTTTATCGGGACGTTTTTATTGGTGCTGACCGTGCCTCTCAGCGTCATCCAGAATGCAGAGATGGCACCCATCAGCATTGGCTTCCTGCTCATGTCACTAGTCTTCTCCTTCGGCTACCTCAGTGGCGGCCACATTAACCCAATGGTGACCGTCTCGGTGTGGCTGGCCACCTCCAACGGTGAGGGCTACGCCACTTTCAACAAGCGCCGACTCATCATGTACTTGGTCGCGCAGATGGCGGGTGGTGTGACGGCTGCCTTCTACTGCATGATGATCAACGGTCGGGACTTCCCGGTGCCGAACATGGGGCGAAGCTTCAACAGGATGTTGCGCGGCTTCCTCGCCGAAAGTGTGTTTACGTTTGTTCTCTGCTCTGTTGTCCTGCACGTCGCGATCAGCCAGCAGCGCAACAACAACTTCTACGGCTTCGCCATTGGCTTCTCGGTGTTGTGTGGAGGCTTGACGTGTGGACCGATTAGCGGTGGTGTCTTCAACCCCGCCGTGGCTACACCTCTCATTGTGGTGAGGTGCTTATTCTCTTTCAACGAGGCTGCGTGCACGCCGATGGCATCCCTGTGGGTCTACTGGGCCTCTGAGGCGGTCGGGGCAGTGTGTGCGTCGATCATGTACCTGGCGCTGCAGAACTTGGGGGATGAGGTCTAA
- a CDS encoding fk506-binding protein 1-like protein, whose product MPTDAVVMDKIIEGDGKTIPRSGSVVTLDYIGYLEDGSKFDSTLERGKPFVFRVGCGEVIKGWDAGIVQMSKGERSKLTMPPTLAYGGTGFPGLIPPNATIVFEVTLLDVA is encoded by the coding sequence ATGCCCACCGACGCAGTGGTGATGGATAAGATTATCGAGGGCGATGGCAAGACGATTCCTCGATCTGGCAGTGTTGTTACACTAGACTATATTGGCTATCTGGAGGACGGAAGCAAGTTTGACTCAACGCTGGAGCGCGGGAAGCCTTTCGTGTTTCGCGTTGGGTGCGGTGAGGTGATCAAGGGCTGGGACGCGGGTATTGTTCAGATGTCCAAGGGCGAGCGTAGCAAGCTGACGATGCCGCCGACTCTCGCCTACGGTGGCACAGGGTTTCCGGGGCTGATTCCCCCCAACGCGACCATCGTGTTTGAGGTGACGCTGCTCGATGTAGCGTAG
- the CYP6 gene encoding putative cyclophilin 6, with translation MWCLSRVALQSNRAALYMPYTPVAANPVVYFDITAEGDALGRVSVELFRDVVPRTSENFRSLCTGERGYGQCLLYYKGTPFHRIIPGFVMQGGDILTKDGRSNVSVFGYPFPDESFEGKAGKHLPGTVGMAHSGPNQNGSQFFFNLGRNEQLDRKFVVVGQVLGGWEIVNQVVKLCGSRCGTPVSRAWISDCGQSGGYMAEETQEALQGERAQHVMPGKEVLDLIQPRY, from the coding sequence ATGTGGTGCCTCTCGCGTGTGGCGCTCCAGTCGAATCGCGCGGCGCTCTACATGCCGTACACCCCCGTAGCGGCTAACCCGGTCGTCTATTTTGACATCACCGCCGAAGGCGACGCGCTTGGGCGCGTGTCGGTGGAGCTGTTTAGGGACGTTGTGCCGAGAACAAGCGAGAACTTCCGCTCGCTGTGCACCGGCGAGCGCGGATATGGTCAGTGCTTGTTGTACTACAAGGGAACCCCGTTTCATCGCATTATTCCAGGGTTTGTCATGCAAGGCGGCGACATTCTCACCAAGGACGGCCGCAGCAACGTTAGCGTCTTTGGTTATCCGTTTCCGGATGAGTCTTTTGAGGGAAAGGCCGGGAAGCATTTGCCCGGCACTGTCGGCATGGCGCACAGTGGGCCGAATCAAAACGGATCCCAGTTTTTCTTCAACCTGGGGCGCAATGAGCAGCTCGATCGTAAGTTTGTCGTTGTAGGGCAGGTGCTGGGGGGCTGGGAGATCGTTAACCAGGTAGTAAAACTGTGCGGCTCGCGCTGTGGGACTCCCGTGAGTCGTGCCTGGATCTCTGACTGCGGTCAGAGTGGCGGCTACATGGCGGAAGAGACACAGGAGGCCCTACAGGGCGAGCGCGCTCAGCATGTGATGCCAGGCAAGGAAGTTCTCGACTTAATTCAACCGCGGTACTAA
- a CDS encoding i/6 autoantigen-like protein produces MLISTRDAFEKRHITREDGIEVLPRQMITVAALEAGYCLSSPTIGEAVSKTTYPGQMTAYEFTEFCEDNRSSLMSAEDMAKCVVVVAPAHVITRRSLEEIMAKGSSKKDALSDEEVDALFSTLDTENKGAITDKDFMRALYGDLGVRCLAARRKLDALEAKRREQEALDRAKAEERMEEERKAAAGKEASNSLPKKEEKKKKAFACC; encoded by the coding sequence ATGCTGATCTCTACGAGGGATGCTTTCGAGAAGCGCCACATCACCCGCGAGGATGGCATAGAGGTGTTGCCTCGTCAAATGATCACAGTGGCCGCTCTCGAGGCTGGCTACTGCCTGTCCTCGCCCACGATTGGCGAGGCGGTGAGCAAGACCACGTATCCTGGTCAGATGACTGCCTACGAGTTCACCGAGTTCTGCGAAGATAACAGGTCATCGCTAATGTCGGCTGAGGACATGGCGAAATGTGTTGTTGTGGTGGCCCCGGCGCATGTTATCACACGCAGGTCGCTGGAGGAAATCATGGCCAAGGGCAGCTCCAAGAAAGATGCCCTCtccgacgaggaggtggacgcTCTCTTTAGCACCCTAGACACTGAAAACAAGGGTGCTATCACTGACAAAGACTTCATGCGTGCTCTTTATGGTGACCTGGGTGTGCGCTGCcttgcggcgcgccgcaagCTGGACGCATTGGAGGCTAAGCGTCGCGAGCAGGAGGCCCTCGACCGGGCGaaagcggaggagaggatggaggaagagaggaaagccgctgccggaAAGGAGGCTTCGAATTCCCTAccaaagaaagaggagaagaagaagaaggcTTTTGCATGCTGCTAA
- a CDS encoding putative Serine-threonin protein phosphatase has protein sequence MKVCALRIGRCYGALLLLFYLLLISCLARCERKLVEVHRIIAVGDVHGDADNFLKILRIANLIEDGVTGASGVLDNPPRWKYSSSRPNGTAVRTTLVQVGDLIDRGEQDLQALNIAISLQEQTAQSGTQDEVVLLIGNHELLNIQGHYHYVNKNNYGGFLSKALRAEGMKATGAFGKYIVDNFKAAHMDEGVLFVHAGIETSMNIKDVEALNADIREALRQGIFRHSFLGSSGPLWTRKMIIESMSEGCSDVRAALKQLNATRVVVGHTPQESGHIGQHCDGQVFAIDVGMSRWMYDKVAALELVFSKYKDNITGTGSASFVVRELREGVSGFCHTCVEERSGLDTTGGGDSDEENDIFDDL, from the coding sequence ATGAAGGTTTGCGCTCTTCGGATAGGCCGTTGCTATGGCGCTTTGCTCTTGCTATTTTATCTGCTTCTGATTTCGTGCCTCGCTCGCTGCGAGAGGAAGCTAGTGGAGGTTCACCGGATCATCGCAGTGGGCGATGTTCACGGCGATGCTGATAATTTTCTGAAAATTCTACGTATAGCAAATCTGATTGAGGACGGCGTAACAGGGGCATCAGGGGTGCTCGATAATCCACCGCGCTGGAAATACTCTTCGAGTCGACCAAACGGGACAGCTGTGAGAACGACCCTTGTCCAAGTTGGTGATTTAATAGATCGTGGCGAGCAGGACTTGCAGGCTCTGAACATTGCCATCTCTCTTCAGGAGCAGACAGCGCAGTCCGGCACGCAAGACGAGGTTGTGCTACTCATCGGGAATCACGAGCTTTTGAATATTCAAGGACATTATCATTACGTCAACAAGAACAACTATGGTGGCTTTCTGAGCAAAGCGCTTCGAGCAGAAGGGATGAAAGCAACAGGCGCGTTTGGCAAGTACATTGTCGATAATTTTAAGGCTGCACACATGGATGAAGGGGTCTTGTTTGTTCACGCCGGTATTGAAACGAGTATGAACATTAAGGACGTTGAGGCGCTCAACGCAGACATCCGCGAGGCTTTGCGTCAAGGCATTTTCCGACATTCATTCCTAGGGAGCAGTGGCCCTCTATGGACGAGGAAAATGATTATAGAAAGCATGAGTGAAGGGTGCTCGGATGTGAGGGCGGCACTAAAGCAGCTTAACGCAACCCGCGTTGTCGTTGGTCACACACCACAGGAATCGGGTCACATTGGGCAGCATTGTGACGGGCAGGTCTTTGCCATCGATGTGGGCATGAGTCGATGGATGTACGACAAGGTTGCAGCACTAGAGCTTGTGTTTTCAAAGTACAAGGACAACATTACTGGAACTGGATCTGCTAGCTTCGTGGTCAGAGAGCTACGTGAGGGTGTTTCGGGGTTTTGCCACACATGCGTTGAGGAAAGGAGCGGTCTCGATACAACAGGAGGTGGCGACTCTGATGAGGAGAACGATATTTTCGATGACTTGTAA
- a CDS encoding putative ATP-dependent DEAD/H RNA helicase, with the protein MVHRIAMSFNLDHKSSGEGASRALKLTKIGGIVDALKRQQDAAEGGVRVKTIDGYQGAQKLKHDHLSESDILSLEEKLKPHKSSMAAEIKAVANEPSLERKCFRVAQGGLSAVPKLSRPVDRAQLNQFRMSLPAYRHGPQIIKSVQENSVVVICGDTGCGKTTQIPQMLYDAGIFDKHHDVICTQPRRISALSVAQRVATERGEACGDSCGYVIRFENMTSASSHIIYQTTGILLRRLHSEPDLKNVACVVVDEVHERDVETDFCLLLLRDRLRAQQEHPEIYPLQLKLVVMSATVQVDALVSYFSGYNRGRDIPLITIPGTLFPVREFFLEDALRKVGASASAAPAMRLLSNQKREAQRSADTLGTEGNAALYEQLKSVVFDTFDRDVEGLVPYDLVCDLIKKIHDESRSHAESILVFLPGWAAISCIANRLKRSQFARELSILMLHSSLTTAEQQRVFERPPKNYRKIVLATSIAETSITINDIVYVIDSGLVKGTSYDPMGNTSALKATLIGKANGVQRRGRAGRCQPGVCYHLLPKAVYDDLPGFLPPEIVRSPLEEVCLQLKAIESNQKCAQVLSRAMSAPPTEAIEHAVQFLTEMGAFTTEEKMANLGRALAALPTHPLLGKMLFTAACFGVLDTVATIAAGLSVKTPFIRPQAFEKNSAKENLLRIDNNALSDHFCVVTLFTGWIRSGRSLHYATSHFADNNTLRSLERTKLQFIRLVLQSSFAKGIVSPEAHFSRYASNRGLVRLVLLWSLYPRLATLEYRANRGSQNPQVFCWDNKAAVFSMNSVLGFYRRRDFGANSFIVYYDRMNLEAMLSVFDATAVSPIDVVLCLRQLTVRPLLEVPALFLQDTESKLAPPAYLDVNSLPDKENYAAMFFDGDKKLYVAPKKLAGVLQTARDCLDFFLATCIKSVRAKKFPDSLVHVLAQIVGYPIIGFDTLAAGVASATHMDPAIQQMQLASAHLPGFARRQGQGDIESDVSDDEAPIIGDEDDDTYLGRLTAEQKASVAAAYGDLAVFRYDGVAELLHAAKRAEGLSALPEEKMEGGDVNAAGDDEEDEEDEDEEIIVANLNLAEMQVVQNA; encoded by the coding sequence ATGGTGCACCGAATCGCAATGTCATTTAACCTCGATCACAAATCCAGCGGTGAGGGTGCCAGCCGCGCCTTAAAGCTGACAAAAATTGGCGGAATAGTTGATGCACTGAAGCGGCAGCAAGACGCGGCTGAAGGCGGGGTTCGGGTCAAGACCATCGATGGGTATCAAGGGGCGCAAAAACTCAAGCACGACCATCTCTCTGAAAGTGATATTCTCTCGCTTGAAGAAAAGCTCAAGCCGCACAAAAGCAGCATGGCTGCTGAAATCAAGGCTGTGGCGAATGAGCCATCCTTGGAGAGAAAGTGTTTCCGAGTGGCTCAGGGAGGACTCTCTGCAGTGCCTAAACTTAGCCGACCAGTCGACCGCGCTCAATTGAATCAGTTTCGTATGTCGCTACCAGCGTACCGGCATGGCCCACAAATTATTAAATCGGTTCAGGAGAATTCTGTGGTTGTTATTTGTGGCGACACTGGCTGCGGCAAAACTACGCAAATTCCGCAGATGCTCTACGACGCTGGGATTTTCGACAAGCACCATGACGTCATCTGTACGCAGCCTCGTCGAATCAGCGCACTCTCtgttgcgcagcgcgtggcgACGGAACGGGGTGAGGCCTGTGGGGATAGCTGCGGGTACGTTATCCGCTTCGAGAACATGACGAGCGCGAGCTCGCATATTATTTACCAGACTACAGGTATATTGCTACGCCGCCTCCACTCTGAGCCGGACTTGAAGAATGTCGCatgcgtcgtcgtcgatgagGTGCACGAGCGCGATGTAGAAACGGACTTTTGTCTGCTCTTGTTGCGCGATAGACTGCGTGCACAGCAGGAGCATCCGGAGATATACCCACTGCAGCTCAAGCTTGTAGTGATGTCGGCAACAGTGCAGGTTGACGCGCTTGTGTCGTACTTTTCCGGCTACAACAGAGGTCGCGATATCCCGCTCATCACGATCCCTGGTACACTGTTTCCTGTGAGGGAGTTTTTTTTGGAGGATGCCTTGCGCAAAGTTGGCGCCTCGGCGTCCGCCGCACCAGCGATGAGACTCCTTTCGAACCAGAAGCGAGAGGCTCAGCGGAGCGCCGACACGCTAGGGACCGAGGGTAATGCTGCGTTGTACGAACAGCTGAAGTCGGTGGTGTTCGACACGTTTGACCGGGATGTGGAAGGGCTTGTTCCTTACGATCTTGTGTGTGATTTAATCAAGAAGATTCACGATGAGTCTCGTTCTCACGCGGAGAGTATTTTGGTATTTCTGCCAGGGTGGGCGGCGATTTCCTGCATTGCGAATCGACTCAAGCGCTCACAGTTTGCAAGGGAGCTCTCTATCTTGATGCTACACTCTAGCCTTACGacggcagagcagcagcgcgtttTTGAGCGGCCACCGAAAAACTACCGCAAAATTGTGCTCGCCACTAGCATCGCTGAGACAAGTATCACGATCAACGATATTGTCTACGTTATTGACAGCGGTCTCGTGAAGGGGACGTCATACGATCCCATGGGCAACACCAGCGCTCTCAAGGCGACGCTGATCGGCAAGGCAAACGGGGTGCAGCGACGGGGCCGCGCCGGGCGCTGCCAGCCTGGTGTGTGCTATCATCTGCTTCCTAAGGCGGTGTACGATGACTTGCCCggcttcctccctcccgaAATCGTTCGGTCTCCACTCGAGGAGGTATGCTTGCAATTGAAGGCCATCGAGTCGAACCAGAAATGTGCGCAGGTATTATCGCGGGCGATGAGTGCGCCGCCTACGGAGGCAATAGAGCACGCCGTACAATTTTTGACGGAAATGGGTGCGTTTACCACTGAGGAGAAGATGGCCAACCTGGGCAGGGCTCTGGCAGCGCTCCCAACGCACCCACTATTGGGCAAGATGCTCTTCACGGCCGCCTGCTTTGGTGTTCTAGACACCGTCGCAACGATTGCGGCTGGTCTTTCGGTCAAGACGCCGTTCATTCGCCCACAGGCCTTTGAAAAGAACAGCGCTAAAGAGAACCTGCTTCGGATTGACAACAACGCTCTGTCGGACCACTTTTGCGTCGTAACTCTGTTCACAGGGTGGATTCGAAGCGGCCGGAGTTTGCATTACGCGACTTCCCACTTTGCTGATAACAACACGCTGCGTTCGCTGGAGCGGACGAAGCTGCAGTTCATCAGACTGGTGCTCCAATCGTCCTTTGCGAAAGGGATCGTGTCCCCGGAGGCTCACTTTTCGCGGTACGCAAGCAACAGAGGGCTTGTCAGGCTCGTTCTCCTCTGGTCTCTGTACCCGCGCCTTGCTACCCTTGAGTACCGTGCCAACCGGGGAAGCCAGAACCCTCAGGTGTTCTGCTGGGACAACAAGGCTGCCGTGTTCTCCATGAATTCGGTGCTGGGGTTCTACAGGCGTAGAGACTTTGGTGCGAACTCCTTTATCGTATACTACGACCGCATGAACCTCGAGGCGATGCTGAGCGTTTTCGACGCAACAGCGGTGTCCCCGATTGACGTTGTGCTGtgcctgcgccagctcacggtgcggccgctgcttGAGGTGCCAGCGCTCTTCTTGCAGGACACTGAGAGCAAGCTGGCTCCGCCGGCGTACCTAGACGTGAACAGCTTGCCAGACAAGGAGAACTACGCGGCGATGTTTTTCGATGGCGACAAGAAGTTGTACGTGGCCCCGAAGAAGCTGGCTGGCGTCCTTCAAACCGCGCGGGACTGCTTAGATTTCTTCCTCGCCACGTGCATCAAAAGCGTCCGCGCAAAGAAATTTCCTGATTCCTTGGTGCATGTTTTGGCACAGATCGTGGGATATCCCATCATTGGCTTCGATACACTTGCCGCTGGGGTGGCTAGTGCAACTCACATGGATCCTGCTATTCAACAAATGCAGCTGGCCAGCGCACATCTACCCGGGTTTGCCCGTCGCCAGGGGCAGGGTGACATAGAGTCGGACGTCTCTGACGATGAGGCGCCGATCATCGgagacgaagacgacgacacaTACCTGGGGCGCTTGACCGCAGAGCAAAAAGCATCCGTGGCGGCCGCTTACGGTGACTTGGCGGTGTTCCGCTACGACGGCGTCGCAGAGCTCTTGCATGCGGCCAAGAGGGCAGAGGGCTTGTCAGCCTTGCCGGAGGAGAAAATGGAAGGAGGGGATGTgaacgccgccggcgacgatgaggaagacgaggaggatgaggacgAAGAGATCATCGTTGCTAACCTGAACCTGGCGGAGATGCAAGTTGTGCAAAACGCGTGA
- a CDS encoding putative 40S ribosomal protein L14 — protein sequence MLRCRLLCVDSPGALPPRSISLSSSVLRLPTHTNTHTDAYAVPLSPLLSCAQGIALCIMVKSHYICAGRLVRILRGPRQDRVGVIVDIVDANRVLVENPEDAKMWRHVQNLKNVEPLKYCVSVSRNCSAKALKDALASSKALEKYAKTRTAARVEAKKACAASTDFERYQLRVARRSRAHWARKVFDEKDAKTPVSWHKVALKKMQKKAAKMDSTEGAKRRMQKAIAARKAKK from the coding sequence ATGCTTCGCTGCCGACTCCTCTGCGTCGACTCGCCCGGtgctctgccgcctcgctctatctccctctcctcctctgtgcttcgcctccccactcacacaaacacacacactgacGCATACGCTGTCCCGCTCTCGCCTTTGCTGTCTTGTGCGCAGGGTATCGCATTGTGCATAATGGTCAAGTCCCACTACATCTGCGCGGGCCGCCTGGTGCGCATCCTGCGTGGCCCCCGCCAGGACCGCGTTGGTGTGATCGTCGACATTGTCGACGCGAACCGCGTGCTGGTGGAGAACCCGGAGGACGCGAAGATGTGGCGCCACGTGCAGAACCTGAAGAACGTGGAGCCGCTGAAGTACTGCGTGAGCGTCAGCCGCAACTGCAGCGCGAAGGCGCTGAAGGATGCGCTGGCCTCGTCgaaggcgctggagaagtACGCGAAGacgcgcactgctgcgcgcgtggaggcgaagaaggcgtgcgccgcgtcgacgGACTTCGAGCGCTACCAGCTGCGCGTTGCGCGCCGTTCTCGCGCGCACTGGGCGCGCAAGGTGTTCGACGAGAAGGACGCGAAGACGCCCGTGTCGTGGCACAAGGTTGCGCTGAAGAAGATGCAGAAGAAGGCCGCAAAGATGGACTCGACCGAGGGCGCTAAGAGGCGCATGCAGAAGGCGATCGCTGCCCGCAAGGCGAAAAAGTAA
- a CDS encoding putative dephospho-CoA kinase, with the protein MILIGLTGGIACGKSSVSRILRDEFHIEVIDADLVVRELQAPNSACTRRIAARWPLCVHPETGELNRAELGKVVFSDAQARRELGKIMNPAIFKAILKRIAAAWWHDLWRSGAASSPSIVVLDAPTLFETKTFMYFVSASVVVSCSEQRQIERLRSRDGFSKKEALQRIGSQMSLEAKRRLADYIIENDCADDLDALRGVVCACVAWMSRQSNKRLTYMFGTVAAAAVGVAAAVGYAGYRLLLA; encoded by the coding sequence ATGATTCTTATCGGCCTGACGGGCGGAATTGCCTGCGGCAAGTCATCTGTGTCGCGAATACTGCGAGACGAGTTTCACATCGAAGTCATCGATGCCGACCTTGTCGTGCGTGAGCTGCAGGCCCCGAATTCTGCGTGCACTCGACGAATTGCAGCGCGGTGGCCCCTCTGTGTGCATCCAGAGACTGGGGAGCTGAACCGCGCAGAATTAGGCAAGGTCGTCTTCAGCGATGCACAAGCTCGACGGGAGCTAGGAAAGATAATGAACCCCGCGATCTTCAAGGCCATTCTGAAGCGCATTGCCGCCGCGTGGTGGCATGACCTTTggcgcagtggcgccgcctcgtcgccatCCATTGTGGTGTTGGACGCGCCTACATTGTTCGAAACCAAAACGTTCATGTACTTTgtcagcgcctccgtcgtGGTGAGCTGCTCAGAGCAGCGTCAGATCGAGCGACTGCGCAGCCGAGACGGTTTCTCgaaaaaggaggcgctgcagcgtaTCGGTAGCCAGATGTCTCTCGAGGCAAAGCGTCGGCTTGCCGACTACATTATCGAGAACGACTGCGCAGACGACTTGGACGCGCTTCGCGGagttgtgtgcgcgtgtgttgcGTGGATGTCGCGGCAGTCAAACAAGCGGCTCACGTACATGTTTGGCaccgtggctgctgctgcggttggtgtggcggccgccgtgggCTACGCTGGTTACCGACTACTGCTAGCGTGA